A stretch of the Halomonas sp. CH40 genome encodes the following:
- a CDS encoding GlxA family transcriptional regulator: MPFDPIQPLAPAPRRRVAFVLLPGFSLLAHACVLEPLQMANQLSGQLLYQTITISLSEAPVRSGAELSLNAQHALGEPLGPLDMVLVCAPAPLPYTLPPRLNEWLREQQGRKVCLGGLAGGTEVLARCGLLENYRATLPWQRFDAFSQAYPQVALSQQLFEIDRDRVTCGGGTAAMDMMLTLIGEHHGARLAEQVSEHFVCDRIRLADERQHVPLKNRLGHAPQSLIDAVTLMEANIEEPLSTLELAEHLGISRRQLERLFKKYLQAVPSRYYLDLRLTEARKQLRESDSPVGDIALNTGFSSGAHFSTAYRNHFGLTPREERLV, translated from the coding sequence CCCCTTGCGCCTGCCCCCCGACGGCGTGTGGCCTTTGTGCTGCTGCCCGGCTTTTCACTGCTGGCACATGCCTGTGTCCTGGAGCCGTTGCAAATGGCCAACCAGCTCAGTGGTCAGCTGCTCTATCAGACCATTACCATCAGCCTGAGTGAGGCGCCTGTGCGCAGTGGTGCCGAGCTGTCTCTGAATGCCCAGCATGCGTTGGGCGAGCCGCTGGGGCCGCTGGATATGGTGTTGGTATGCGCCCCCGCGCCCTTGCCCTACACCTTGCCGCCCCGGCTCAACGAATGGCTGCGCGAGCAGCAGGGCCGTAAGGTGTGCCTGGGTGGGCTGGCAGGCGGTACTGAAGTGCTGGCGCGCTGTGGCTTGTTGGAAAACTACCGGGCCACCTTGCCCTGGCAGCGCTTTGATGCTTTTTCCCAGGCTTACCCTCAGGTGGCGCTTTCCCAGCAGCTGTTTGAGATTGACCGCGACCGTGTCACCTGTGGAGGAGGCACGGCTGCCATGGATATGATGTTGACGCTGATCGGTGAGCATCACGGGGCGCGCCTGGCCGAGCAGGTCTCAGAACACTTTGTATGTGACCGCATTCGCCTGGCGGATGAGCGCCAGCACGTGCCGCTGAAAAACCGCTTGGGCCATGCGCCACAAAGCCTGATTGATGCGGTGACCCTGATGGAAGCCAATATCGAAGAGCCGCTTTCGACGCTGGAGCTGGCCGAGCATCTGGGAATTTCCCGGCGTCAGCTGGAACGCCTGTTCAAGAAGTACCTGCAGGCGGTTCCCAGCCGCTACTATCTGGATTTACGTTTAACCGAGGCGCGTAAACAGCTGCGTGAGAGCGACAGCCCGGTAGGCGATATCGCCCTGAACACCGGCTTTTCCTCTGGCGCGCATTTTTCCACAGCCTATCGCAACCACTTTGGCCTGACGCCTCGTGAAGAGCGGCTGGTTTGA